One window from the genome of Ailuropoda melanoleuca isolate Jingjing chromosome 5, ASM200744v2, whole genome shotgun sequence encodes:
- the BLK gene encoding tyrosine-protein kinase Blk isoform X1, with protein sequence MGVVSSKKQVKEKSKGRRSPVKVSTQSKDPPPLPPLVLFNHLAPAPPDTCPDKEEHFVVALYDYSSVNDRDLQMLKGEKLQILKEVGDWWLARSLITGREGYVPSNFVARVETLEVEKWFFRSISRKDAERQLLAPINKAGSFLIRESETNKGAFSLTVKDVTTQGEMIKHYKIRSLDEGGYYISPRITFPTLQALVQHYSQKGDGLCQRLTQPCVSLAPQNPWAQDEWEIPRQSLKLVRKLGSGQFGEVWMGYFKNNVKVAIKTLKEGTMSPEAFLAEANLMKTLQHERLVRLYAVVTKEPIYIVTEYMARGGEQPTPGRVWHSWAWIVLQKSRCTSLSLGCLLDFLKTDEGSRLSLPRLIDMSAQIAEGMAYIEQMNSIHRDLRAANILVSETLCCKIADFGLARIIDNEYTAQEGAKFPIKWTAPEAIHFGVFTIKADVWSFGILLMEIVTYGRVPYPGMSNPEVIRSLERGYRMPRPDSCPPELYRGVIAECWRSRPEDRPTFEFLQSVLEDFHTATEEQYELQP encoded by the exons GTCCTGTTTAACCACCTGGCCCCTGCACCTCCGGACACATGCCCAGACAAAG AGGAGCATTTCGTGGTGGCCCTGTACGACTACAGCTCAGTGAATGACAGGGACCTGCAGATGCTGAAGGGAGAGAAGCTGCAGATACTGAAGGA AGTTGGAGACTGGTGGTTGGCCAGGTCTCTCATAACCGGAAGAGAAGGCTACGTGCCCAGCAACTTTGTGGCCCGAGTGGAGACCCTGGAAGTGGAAAA ATGGTTCTTTAGATCAATTAGCCGGAAGGATGCTGAGAGGCAGCTTCTGGCTCCAATCAATAAGGCGGGCTCCTTTCTTATCAGAGAGAGTGAAACCAACAAAG GTGCCTTTTCCTTGACTGTGAAGGATGTGACCACCCAGGGAGAGATGATCAAACACTACAAGATCCGCTCCCTGGATGAAGGGGGCTATTACATCTCCCCCCGCATCACCTTCCCTACTCTCCAAGCTCTGGTGCAGCATTATTCTC agaaaggggatggTTTATGCCAGAGGCTGACCCAACCCTGTGTGAGCCTGGCTCCTCAAAACCCCTGGGCCCAGGATGAGTGGGAAATCCCCCGGCAGTCTCTCAAGCTGGTCAGGAAACTCGGGTCTGGGCAGTTTGGTGAAGTCTGGATGG GTTATTTCAAGAACAACGTGAAAGTGGCCATCAAGACCTTAAAGGAGGGAACCATGTCTCCAGAGGCCTTCCTGGCAGAGGCCAACCTGATGAAAACTCTCCAGCATGAGAGGCTAGTTCGTCTCTATGCCGTGGTCACCAAGGAACCCATTTACATCGTGACCGAGTACATGGCCAGAG GCGGGGAGCAGCCCACACCTGGGAGAGTCTGGCACAGCTGGGCTTGGATCGTTTTGCAGAAGAGCAGATGCACTTCTCTTTCCTTAGGATGCTTACTGGATTTCCTGAAGACAGATGAAGGTAGCAGATTGTCCCTCCCACGACTGATCGACATGTCAGCCCAG ATTGCCGAAGGAATGGCGTATATCGAGCAAATGAATTCAATCCACCGTGACCTGAGGGCGGCCAACATCCTGGTGTCTGAGACCCTGTGCTGCAAGATCGCTGACTTCGGCTTGGCCCGCATCATTGACAATGAATACACTGCCCAAGAAG GGGCCAAGTTCCCCATCAAGTGGACTGCCCCAGAGGCCATCCATTTTGGGGTGTTCACCATCAAAGCAGACGTGTGGTCATTTGGAATCCTCCTGATGGAAATCGTCACTTATGGGCGTGTACCCTACCCAG GAATGAGCAACCCCGAGGTCATCCGCAGCCTGGAGCGGGGCTACCGCATGCCACGCCCCGACTCGTGCCCGCCCGAGCTGTACCGCGGTGTCATCGCCGAGTGCTGGCGGAGCCGGCCGGAGGACCGGCCCACCTTCGAGTTCCTGCAGTCTGTGCTCGAGGACTTCCACACGGCCACCGAGGAGCAGTATGAGCTGCAGCCCTAG
- the BLK gene encoding tyrosine-protein kinase Blk isoform X2, protein MGVVSSKKQVKEKSKGRRSPVKVSTQSKDPPPLPPLVLFNHLAPAPPDTCPDKEEHFVVALYDYSSVNDRDLQMLKGEKLQILKEVGDWWLARSLITGREGYVPSNFVARVETLEVEKWFFRSISRKDAERQLLAPINKAGSFLIRESETNKGAFSLTVKDVTTQGEMIKHYKIRSLDEGGYYISPRITFPTLQALVQHYSQKGDGLCQRLTQPCVSLAPQNPWAQDEWEIPRQSLKLVRKLGSGQFGEVWMGYFKNNVKVAIKTLKEGTMSPEAFLAEANLMKTLQHERLVRLYAVVTKEPIYIVTEYMARGCLLDFLKTDEGSRLSLPRLIDMSAQIAEGMAYIEQMNSIHRDLRAANILVSETLCCKIADFGLARIIDNEYTAQEGAKFPIKWTAPEAIHFGVFTIKADVWSFGILLMEIVTYGRVPYPGMSNPEVIRSLERGYRMPRPDSCPPELYRGVIAECWRSRPEDRPTFEFLQSVLEDFHTATEEQYELQP, encoded by the exons GTCCTGTTTAACCACCTGGCCCCTGCACCTCCGGACACATGCCCAGACAAAG AGGAGCATTTCGTGGTGGCCCTGTACGACTACAGCTCAGTGAATGACAGGGACCTGCAGATGCTGAAGGGAGAGAAGCTGCAGATACTGAAGGA AGTTGGAGACTGGTGGTTGGCCAGGTCTCTCATAACCGGAAGAGAAGGCTACGTGCCCAGCAACTTTGTGGCCCGAGTGGAGACCCTGGAAGTGGAAAA ATGGTTCTTTAGATCAATTAGCCGGAAGGATGCTGAGAGGCAGCTTCTGGCTCCAATCAATAAGGCGGGCTCCTTTCTTATCAGAGAGAGTGAAACCAACAAAG GTGCCTTTTCCTTGACTGTGAAGGATGTGACCACCCAGGGAGAGATGATCAAACACTACAAGATCCGCTCCCTGGATGAAGGGGGCTATTACATCTCCCCCCGCATCACCTTCCCTACTCTCCAAGCTCTGGTGCAGCATTATTCTC agaaaggggatggTTTATGCCAGAGGCTGACCCAACCCTGTGTGAGCCTGGCTCCTCAAAACCCCTGGGCCCAGGATGAGTGGGAAATCCCCCGGCAGTCTCTCAAGCTGGTCAGGAAACTCGGGTCTGGGCAGTTTGGTGAAGTCTGGATGG GTTATTTCAAGAACAACGTGAAAGTGGCCATCAAGACCTTAAAGGAGGGAACCATGTCTCCAGAGGCCTTCCTGGCAGAGGCCAACCTGATGAAAACTCTCCAGCATGAGAGGCTAGTTCGTCTCTATGCCGTGGTCACCAAGGAACCCATTTACATCGTGACCGAGTACATGGCCAGAG GATGCTTACTGGATTTCCTGAAGACAGATGAAGGTAGCAGATTGTCCCTCCCACGACTGATCGACATGTCAGCCCAG ATTGCCGAAGGAATGGCGTATATCGAGCAAATGAATTCAATCCACCGTGACCTGAGGGCGGCCAACATCCTGGTGTCTGAGACCCTGTGCTGCAAGATCGCTGACTTCGGCTTGGCCCGCATCATTGACAATGAATACACTGCCCAAGAAG GGGCCAAGTTCCCCATCAAGTGGACTGCCCCAGAGGCCATCCATTTTGGGGTGTTCACCATCAAAGCAGACGTGTGGTCATTTGGAATCCTCCTGATGGAAATCGTCACTTATGGGCGTGTACCCTACCCAG GAATGAGCAACCCCGAGGTCATCCGCAGCCTGGAGCGGGGCTACCGCATGCCACGCCCCGACTCGTGCCCGCCCGAGCTGTACCGCGGTGTCATCGCCGAGTGCTGGCGGAGCCGGCCGGAGGACCGGCCCACCTTCGAGTTCCTGCAGTCTGTGCTCGAGGACTTCCACACGGCCACCGAGGAGCAGTATGAGCTGCAGCCCTAG
- the BLK gene encoding tyrosine-protein kinase Blk isoform X3 — protein sequence MGVVSSKKQVKEKSKGRRSPVKVSTQSKDPPPLPPLVLFNHLAPAPPDTCPDKEEHFVVALYDYSSVNDRDLQMLKGEKLQILKEWFFRSISRKDAERQLLAPINKAGSFLIRESETNKGAFSLTVKDVTTQGEMIKHYKIRSLDEGGYYISPRITFPTLQALVQHYSQKGDGLCQRLTQPCVSLAPQNPWAQDEWEIPRQSLKLVRKLGSGQFGEVWMGYFKNNVKVAIKTLKEGTMSPEAFLAEANLMKTLQHERLVRLYAVVTKEPIYIVTEYMARGGEQPTPGRVWHSWAWIVLQKSRCTSLSLGCLLDFLKTDEGSRLSLPRLIDMSAQIAEGMAYIEQMNSIHRDLRAANILVSETLCCKIADFGLARIIDNEYTAQEGAKFPIKWTAPEAIHFGVFTIKADVWSFGILLMEIVTYGRVPYPGMSNPEVIRSLERGYRMPRPDSCPPELYRGVIAECWRSRPEDRPTFEFLQSVLEDFHTATEEQYELQP from the exons GTCCTGTTTAACCACCTGGCCCCTGCACCTCCGGACACATGCCCAGACAAAG AGGAGCATTTCGTGGTGGCCCTGTACGACTACAGCTCAGTGAATGACAGGGACCTGCAGATGCTGAAGGGAGAGAAGCTGCAGATACTGAAGGA ATGGTTCTTTAGATCAATTAGCCGGAAGGATGCTGAGAGGCAGCTTCTGGCTCCAATCAATAAGGCGGGCTCCTTTCTTATCAGAGAGAGTGAAACCAACAAAG GTGCCTTTTCCTTGACTGTGAAGGATGTGACCACCCAGGGAGAGATGATCAAACACTACAAGATCCGCTCCCTGGATGAAGGGGGCTATTACATCTCCCCCCGCATCACCTTCCCTACTCTCCAAGCTCTGGTGCAGCATTATTCTC agaaaggggatggTTTATGCCAGAGGCTGACCCAACCCTGTGTGAGCCTGGCTCCTCAAAACCCCTGGGCCCAGGATGAGTGGGAAATCCCCCGGCAGTCTCTCAAGCTGGTCAGGAAACTCGGGTCTGGGCAGTTTGGTGAAGTCTGGATGG GTTATTTCAAGAACAACGTGAAAGTGGCCATCAAGACCTTAAAGGAGGGAACCATGTCTCCAGAGGCCTTCCTGGCAGAGGCCAACCTGATGAAAACTCTCCAGCATGAGAGGCTAGTTCGTCTCTATGCCGTGGTCACCAAGGAACCCATTTACATCGTGACCGAGTACATGGCCAGAG GCGGGGAGCAGCCCACACCTGGGAGAGTCTGGCACAGCTGGGCTTGGATCGTTTTGCAGAAGAGCAGATGCACTTCTCTTTCCTTAGGATGCTTACTGGATTTCCTGAAGACAGATGAAGGTAGCAGATTGTCCCTCCCACGACTGATCGACATGTCAGCCCAG ATTGCCGAAGGAATGGCGTATATCGAGCAAATGAATTCAATCCACCGTGACCTGAGGGCGGCCAACATCCTGGTGTCTGAGACCCTGTGCTGCAAGATCGCTGACTTCGGCTTGGCCCGCATCATTGACAATGAATACACTGCCCAAGAAG GGGCCAAGTTCCCCATCAAGTGGACTGCCCCAGAGGCCATCCATTTTGGGGTGTTCACCATCAAAGCAGACGTGTGGTCATTTGGAATCCTCCTGATGGAAATCGTCACTTATGGGCGTGTACCCTACCCAG GAATGAGCAACCCCGAGGTCATCCGCAGCCTGGAGCGGGGCTACCGCATGCCACGCCCCGACTCGTGCCCGCCCGAGCTGTACCGCGGTGTCATCGCCGAGTGCTGGCGGAGCCGGCCGGAGGACCGGCCCACCTTCGAGTTCCTGCAGTCTGTGCTCGAGGACTTCCACACGGCCACCGAGGAGCAGTATGAGCTGCAGCCCTAG
- the BLK gene encoding tyrosine-protein kinase Blk isoform X5, which yields MPRQRWFFRSISRKDAERQLLAPINKAGSFLIRESETNKGAFSLTVKDVTTQGEMIKHYKIRSLDEGGYYISPRITFPTLQALVQHYSQKGDGLCQRLTQPCVSLAPQNPWAQDEWEIPRQSLKLVRKLGSGQFGEVWMGYFKNNVKVAIKTLKEGTMSPEAFLAEANLMKTLQHERLVRLYAVVTKEPIYIVTEYMARGGEQPTPGRVWHSWAWIVLQKSRCTSLSLGCLLDFLKTDEGSRLSLPRLIDMSAQIAEGMAYIEQMNSIHRDLRAANILVSETLCCKIADFGLARIIDNEYTAQEGAKFPIKWTAPEAIHFGVFTIKADVWSFGILLMEIVTYGRVPYPGMSNPEVIRSLERGYRMPRPDSCPPELYRGVIAECWRSRPEDRPTFEFLQSVLEDFHTATEEQYELQP from the exons ATGCCCAGACAAAG ATGGTTCTTTAGATCAATTAGCCGGAAGGATGCTGAGAGGCAGCTTCTGGCTCCAATCAATAAGGCGGGCTCCTTTCTTATCAGAGAGAGTGAAACCAACAAAG GTGCCTTTTCCTTGACTGTGAAGGATGTGACCACCCAGGGAGAGATGATCAAACACTACAAGATCCGCTCCCTGGATGAAGGGGGCTATTACATCTCCCCCCGCATCACCTTCCCTACTCTCCAAGCTCTGGTGCAGCATTATTCTC agaaaggggatggTTTATGCCAGAGGCTGACCCAACCCTGTGTGAGCCTGGCTCCTCAAAACCCCTGGGCCCAGGATGAGTGGGAAATCCCCCGGCAGTCTCTCAAGCTGGTCAGGAAACTCGGGTCTGGGCAGTTTGGTGAAGTCTGGATGG GTTATTTCAAGAACAACGTGAAAGTGGCCATCAAGACCTTAAAGGAGGGAACCATGTCTCCAGAGGCCTTCCTGGCAGAGGCCAACCTGATGAAAACTCTCCAGCATGAGAGGCTAGTTCGTCTCTATGCCGTGGTCACCAAGGAACCCATTTACATCGTGACCGAGTACATGGCCAGAG GCGGGGAGCAGCCCACACCTGGGAGAGTCTGGCACAGCTGGGCTTGGATCGTTTTGCAGAAGAGCAGATGCACTTCTCTTTCCTTAGGATGCTTACTGGATTTCCTGAAGACAGATGAAGGTAGCAGATTGTCCCTCCCACGACTGATCGACATGTCAGCCCAG ATTGCCGAAGGAATGGCGTATATCGAGCAAATGAATTCAATCCACCGTGACCTGAGGGCGGCCAACATCCTGGTGTCTGAGACCCTGTGCTGCAAGATCGCTGACTTCGGCTTGGCCCGCATCATTGACAATGAATACACTGCCCAAGAAG GGGCCAAGTTCCCCATCAAGTGGACTGCCCCAGAGGCCATCCATTTTGGGGTGTTCACCATCAAAGCAGACGTGTGGTCATTTGGAATCCTCCTGATGGAAATCGTCACTTATGGGCGTGTACCCTACCCAG GAATGAGCAACCCCGAGGTCATCCGCAGCCTGGAGCGGGGCTACCGCATGCCACGCCCCGACTCGTGCCCGCCCGAGCTGTACCGCGGTGTCATCGCCGAGTGCTGGCGGAGCCGGCCGGAGGACCGGCCCACCTTCGAGTTCCTGCAGTCTGTGCTCGAGGACTTCCACACGGCCACCGAGGAGCAGTATGAGCTGCAGCCCTAG
- the BLK gene encoding tyrosine-protein kinase Blk isoform X4, which yields MPRQRVGDWWLARSLITGREGYVPSNFVARVETLEVEKWFFRSISRKDAERQLLAPINKAGSFLIRESETNKGAFSLTVKDVTTQGEMIKHYKIRSLDEGGYYISPRITFPTLQALVQHYSQKGDGLCQRLTQPCVSLAPQNPWAQDEWEIPRQSLKLVRKLGSGQFGEVWMGYFKNNVKVAIKTLKEGTMSPEAFLAEANLMKTLQHERLVRLYAVVTKEPIYIVTEYMARGGEQPTPGRVWHSWAWIVLQKSRCTSLSLGCLLDFLKTDEGSRLSLPRLIDMSAQIAEGMAYIEQMNSIHRDLRAANILVSETLCCKIADFGLARIIDNEYTAQEGAKFPIKWTAPEAIHFGVFTIKADVWSFGILLMEIVTYGRVPYPGMSNPEVIRSLERGYRMPRPDSCPPELYRGVIAECWRSRPEDRPTFEFLQSVLEDFHTATEEQYELQP from the exons ATGCCCAGACAAAG AGTTGGAGACTGGTGGTTGGCCAGGTCTCTCATAACCGGAAGAGAAGGCTACGTGCCCAGCAACTTTGTGGCCCGAGTGGAGACCCTGGAAGTGGAAAA ATGGTTCTTTAGATCAATTAGCCGGAAGGATGCTGAGAGGCAGCTTCTGGCTCCAATCAATAAGGCGGGCTCCTTTCTTATCAGAGAGAGTGAAACCAACAAAG GTGCCTTTTCCTTGACTGTGAAGGATGTGACCACCCAGGGAGAGATGATCAAACACTACAAGATCCGCTCCCTGGATGAAGGGGGCTATTACATCTCCCCCCGCATCACCTTCCCTACTCTCCAAGCTCTGGTGCAGCATTATTCTC agaaaggggatggTTTATGCCAGAGGCTGACCCAACCCTGTGTGAGCCTGGCTCCTCAAAACCCCTGGGCCCAGGATGAGTGGGAAATCCCCCGGCAGTCTCTCAAGCTGGTCAGGAAACTCGGGTCTGGGCAGTTTGGTGAAGTCTGGATGG GTTATTTCAAGAACAACGTGAAAGTGGCCATCAAGACCTTAAAGGAGGGAACCATGTCTCCAGAGGCCTTCCTGGCAGAGGCCAACCTGATGAAAACTCTCCAGCATGAGAGGCTAGTTCGTCTCTATGCCGTGGTCACCAAGGAACCCATTTACATCGTGACCGAGTACATGGCCAGAG GCGGGGAGCAGCCCACACCTGGGAGAGTCTGGCACAGCTGGGCTTGGATCGTTTTGCAGAAGAGCAGATGCACTTCTCTTTCCTTAGGATGCTTACTGGATTTCCTGAAGACAGATGAAGGTAGCAGATTGTCCCTCCCACGACTGATCGACATGTCAGCCCAG ATTGCCGAAGGAATGGCGTATATCGAGCAAATGAATTCAATCCACCGTGACCTGAGGGCGGCCAACATCCTGGTGTCTGAGACCCTGTGCTGCAAGATCGCTGACTTCGGCTTGGCCCGCATCATTGACAATGAATACACTGCCCAAGAAG GGGCCAAGTTCCCCATCAAGTGGACTGCCCCAGAGGCCATCCATTTTGGGGTGTTCACCATCAAAGCAGACGTGTGGTCATTTGGAATCCTCCTGATGGAAATCGTCACTTATGGGCGTGTACCCTACCCAG GAATGAGCAACCCCGAGGTCATCCGCAGCCTGGAGCGGGGCTACCGCATGCCACGCCCCGACTCGTGCCCGCCCGAGCTGTACCGCGGTGTCATCGCCGAGTGCTGGCGGAGCCGGCCGGAGGACCGGCCCACCTTCGAGTTCCTGCAGTCTGTGCTCGAGGACTTCCACACGGCCACCGAGGAGCAGTATGAGCTGCAGCCCTAG